Genomic window (Arcobacter aquimarinus):
ATTATAGAGTTAACACCTGAGCAAAAACAACAATGGCAAAAAGTTATGGCTGATGTTTACCCAAAATTCTATGATGTAATAGGTGAAGATTTAATCAAAAAAGCAATTGATACAAAATAGTAAAGTTTTAAAGTATGAAAAAATTTTTTGAAATTACTGATTTAATCGTTGGTACAATAAACCAAACAATGGCAGTCTTAGGATTGTCATTGGGGGTTTTCTTAGCATTTATAAATGTAATATTAAGATATGCATTTGATATGAGTCTTACTTGGGCTGCTGAACTTACAAACTATCTTTTTATTTGGTCTGCACTTTTTGGTGCTGCTTATGGATTTAAAAGAGGTGCTCATATTTCTGTGAGTTTACTTATTGGAAAATTCTCTTTGGCATATCAAAAATTCTTTTTGATTTTTGCAAATTTAATCTCAATTTTATATTTAGGGTTAATATCATATTTTGGATATCAACTAGTTCTTATGTTAGTAGATTTTGGTGAAATGAGTGTTGATTTAAATATTCCTATGTGGATTCCACATCTTGTGCTTCCTATTGCTTTTGCCCTAGCAGCATATAGAGTTTTTGAAAAGTTACTAGAAATTTATAAAACGGACTCAAAAGATATAAAACTTTATAACGAACACGAAGATATTATAAAAGAAATAAAAGGAGAAAAATAATATGGTTATTACTACTTTATTTGTTTTATTATTTGCTTTCATGTTATTTGGAGTACCTGTTGCTGTCGCTTTAGGAACTACTACGTTAATCACATCATTTATCTTTACAGATTTAGACTTAATGGGAGTATCATCTAAAATATTTGATGGTTTAAATAAATATACACTTATGGCTATTCCTATGTTTATTTTAGCTGGGGCTTTATTAGCAAGGGGTTCATCAGCAGGAAGAATAATTGAATTTGCAAAAAGCTTAGTAGGACATCTTCCAGGTGGGCTTCCAATTGCTGCTATTTTAGCATCTATTATTTTTGCAGCTGTTAGTGGAAGTTCACCTGCAACAGTTGCTGCAATTGGTTCTGTTATGTATGGAGCTATTAAACAAGCTGGATATAATGAGCAGTTTGCAATAGGAACAATTGCAACTTCTGGAACATTAGGTATATTAATTCCTCCATCTATTGTATTTATTGTTTATGGGGTAACAGCTGATCAATCTATTGGTAAACTATTTATGGCAGGGGTAATTCCAGGTCTTATGATAGGTGCTATGATGATGGTTACTACTTATTTTCTAGCAAAAAGAAGTGGATTTAAAGCAGCTAAAAGAGCTAGTTTTAAAGAACAATTTAAAGCTTTTAAAGATGCATTTTGGGCATTGATGATTATTGTTATAGTTATTGGTGGAATTTATGGAGGTATTTTTACTCCAACAGAAGCTGGTGCATTTAGTGTTATGTATGCTTTATTTATCTCTATTTTTGTTTATAAAGATACAAAAGTTAAAGATTTATATCAAATAGTTTTAGACTCAGCACAAACAAGTTCGATGATTTTCTTCATCATTGCAAATGCTATGTTATTTGCTCATTTCTTAACAGATGAACAAATTCCACAGCAAATAACACAAATGATAATTGATGCAAATGTTAGTCCTTTAGTATTCTTATTAATTGTAAATATTGTTTTATTATTAATGGGACAATTTATGGAGCCAAGTTCAGTTGTAATGATTACAGTTCCTCTTTTACTTCCTATTGGAGTAGCTTTAGGAATAGATCCTATTCATTTAGGTGTTATTATGGTTGTAAATATGGAAATAGGGATGATAACCCCACCTGTTGGACTTAATCTCTTTGTAGCAAGTGGAATTACTGGACTTAGTTTAAAACAA
Coding sequences:
- a CDS encoding TRAP transporter small permease, whose protein sequence is MKKFFEITDLIVGTINQTMAVLGLSLGVFLAFINVILRYAFDMSLTWAAELTNYLFIWSALFGAAYGFKRGAHISVSLLIGKFSLAYQKFFLIFANLISILYLGLISYFGYQLVLMLVDFGEMSVDLNIPMWIPHLVLPIAFALAAYRVFEKLLEIYKTDSKDIKLYNEHEDIIKEIKGEK
- a CDS encoding TRAP transporter large permease, translating into MVITTLFVLLFAFMLFGVPVAVALGTTTLITSFIFTDLDLMGVSSKIFDGLNKYTLMAIPMFILAGALLARGSSAGRIIEFAKSLVGHLPGGLPIAAILASIIFAAVSGSSPATVAAIGSVMYGAIKQAGYNEQFAIGTIATSGTLGILIPPSIVFIVYGVTADQSIGKLFMAGVIPGLMIGAMMMVTTYFLAKRSGFKAAKRASFKEQFKAFKDAFWALMIIVIVIGGIYGGIFTPTEAGAFSVMYALFISIFVYKDTKVKDLYQIVLDSAQTSSMIFFIIANAMLFAHFLTDEQIPQQITQMIIDANVSPLVFLLIVNIVLLLMGQFMEPSSVVMITVPLLLPIGVALGIDPIHLGVIMVVNMEIGMITPPVGLNLFVASGITGLSLKQVVVASLPMTTVLLIGLMLVTYIPAISLWLPTLMYG